From Afipia carboxidovorans OM5, one genomic window encodes:
- a CDS encoding aminopeptidase P family protein, with protein MFEAQFQTFDEPEGGTALAARLAAFREEIVQRGLAGFIVPRGDSQQNEYVAPSEERLAWLTGFTGSAGLAMVTVREAALFVDGRYTLQAGQQVDTTAWSIQPLTDPPPEQWLTQHLKDGERFGFDPWLHTTAGAERLASACEKAGAKLVAVESNPVDAIWSERPAPPLGPVKVHTLTLAGESEADKFERIRAEMDRLGLDALVLSDSHAVAWTFNIRGADVAHTPLPLSYALLPKNGQPTIFIDSRKLSNEARAHLASLAEISGPEALLAALNATAKGDAVIGLDSATAADALSRAITAAGGSPRRVTDPITQLKAIKNDTEIAGTRAAHRRDGAALARFLAWIDHEAPGGTLTEIDAVEALETFRRDTGALKDVSFPTISGTGANGAIVHYRVTRKSNRRIQPGDLLLIDSGAQYEDGTTDVTRTIAIGTPSAEMRDRFTRVLRGHIAVARAIFPDGTHGVQIDALARQFLWQAGLDFEHGTGHGVGSYLSVHEGPARISKLGHVPLRRGMILSNEPGYYKTGAYGIRIENLELIVEAKIDGAEKPMDTFETLTLAPIDRRLIDVAQLSDDERAWIDAYHARVRTEIRPLVDEATKVWLEAATEPLA; from the coding sequence ATGTTCGAGGCCCAGTTTCAGACATTCGATGAACCGGAAGGCGGCACCGCGCTCGCCGCACGATTGGCGGCCTTCCGCGAGGAGATCGTCCAGCGGGGCCTTGCCGGATTTATCGTGCCGCGCGGCGACAGCCAGCAGAACGAATATGTCGCTCCCTCGGAGGAGCGCCTTGCCTGGCTCACCGGCTTCACCGGCTCGGCGGGCCTTGCCATGGTGACGGTGCGCGAGGCCGCATTGTTCGTCGACGGCCGCTACACGTTGCAGGCTGGGCAACAGGTCGACACCACCGCGTGGAGCATCCAGCCGCTGACCGATCCGCCACCGGAGCAATGGCTGACGCAACATCTGAAAGACGGCGAGCGCTTCGGCTTCGACCCATGGCTGCACACCACGGCCGGTGCGGAACGGCTTGCCAGCGCCTGCGAAAAAGCCGGCGCGAAACTCGTCGCGGTCGAGAGCAACCCGGTCGATGCGATCTGGAGCGAACGCCCCGCCCCGCCGCTCGGCCCGGTGAAGGTGCATACGCTTACCCTCGCTGGCGAAAGCGAAGCGGACAAGTTCGAGCGCATCCGCGCCGAGATGGACCGGCTCGGCCTCGACGCACTGGTGCTGTCCGATTCCCACGCGGTGGCGTGGACCTTCAACATCCGCGGCGCGGACGTCGCACATACGCCGCTGCCGCTTTCCTACGCACTGCTGCCGAAAAACGGGCAGCCCACCATCTTCATCGACTCCCGCAAGCTCTCGAACGAGGCGCGCGCGCATCTCGCAAGCCTCGCGGAGATCTCGGGGCCGGAGGCGCTTCTGGCCGCACTGAACGCCACCGCCAAGGGCGACGCCGTGATCGGCCTCGACAGCGCGACCGCCGCCGATGCGCTGAGCCGCGCGATCACGGCTGCGGGCGGCAGCCCTCGGCGTGTGACCGATCCGATCACGCAACTCAAGGCGATCAAGAACGATACCGAGATCGCCGGCACCCGCGCAGCCCATCGCCGCGACGGCGCCGCGCTCGCGCGCTTCCTCGCCTGGATCGATCATGAGGCACCCGGCGGCACGCTGACCGAGATCGACGCCGTGGAAGCGCTGGAGACTTTCCGCCGCGACACCGGCGCGCTGAAGGATGTGTCGTTTCCGACGATTTCCGGCACCGGTGCGAACGGCGCCATCGTACATTATCGCGTCACCCGCAAGAGCAATCGCCGCATCCAGCCGGGCGATCTGCTGCTGATCGATTCCGGCGCGCAATACGAGGACGGCACCACCGACGTCACCCGCACCATCGCGATCGGCACGCCGAGCGCGGAGATGCGCGACCGCTTCACCCGCGTGCTGCGCGGCCACATCGCAGTGGCGCGCGCGATCTTTCCCGACGGCACCCACGGCGTGCAGATCGACGCGCTGGCGCGGCAATTCCTCTGGCAAGCAGGCCTCGATTTCGAGCACGGCACCGGCCACGGCGTCGGCAGCTATCTCTCGGTGCATGAGGGCCCGGCGCGCATCTCGAAGCTCGGCCATGTGCCGCTGCGCCGTGGCATGATCCTCTCCAACGAGCCGGGTTATTACAAAACCGGCGCCTACGGCATCCGCATCGAGAATCTCGAACTGATCGTCGAAGCAAAAATCGACGGCGCGGAAAAGCCGATGGATACATTCGAGACCCTGACGCTCGCGCCGATCGACCGGCGGCTGATCGATGTCGCGCAGTTGAGTGACGATGAACGCGCCTGGATCGACGCCTACCATGCGCGGGTGCGAACGGAGATCAGGCCGCTGGTGGATGAGGCCACCAAGGTGTGGCTCGAGGCTGCAACGGAGCCGCTGGCCTAG
- the ligA gene encoding NAD-dependent DNA ligase LigA — MAAKSKKPLPSVDQLTKAQAKVEHKRLALEIAMHDERYYQKDAPTVSDAAYDSLRQRLNAVEARFPELVTTDSPSQKVGAQPSRAFAKIRHAVPMLSLGNAFSDEEVAEFVARVRRFLNLGADEPLAVVAEPKIDGLSLSLRYENGELVNAATRGDGFEGEDVTANVRTIKDVPHKLKGKNIPAVCEVRGEVYMLREDFLTLNKKQADSGDTIFANPRNSAAGSLRQKNVAITASRPLKFFAYAWGEMSAMPATTQFEMVKWFEKAGFAVNPRMILCRDVEALLRYYREIETERAQLSYDIDGVVYKVDRLDWQTRLGFVSRSPRWAIAHKFAAEQATTVLEKIDIQVGRTGALTPVARLAAVTVGGVVVQNATLHNEDEIARKDIREGDTVVIQRAGDVIPQVVSVVTDKRPKHAKPYSFPHVCPVCGSHAVREEGEAVRRCTGALICPAQAVERLKHFVSRLAFDIEGLGDKQIHEFYDAKLIMHPVDIFTLAKRDAHATDKLKDREGYGDVSVRNLFAAIDARRRIELNRLIFALGIRHVGEGNAKLLARHYGTIENFRAAMAEAAAAQTEEGNPSEAYADLNAIGGVGDIVADAVVEFFAEERNVKALNELLHEIEVLPAEQVRADSAVAGKTVVFTGSLTKFTREEAKAQAERLGAKVSGSVSKKTDYVVAGEEAGSKLTKARELGVAVLTEDEWLKLIEG; from the coding sequence ATGGCCGCCAAGTCGAAGAAACCGCTTCCCTCCGTTGATCAACTCACCAAGGCGCAGGCCAAGGTGGAGCACAAGCGGCTTGCGCTCGAAATCGCGATGCACGACGAGCGCTATTATCAGAAGGACGCGCCGACGGTCTCCGACGCCGCCTATGACAGTCTGCGCCAGCGCCTCAATGCCGTCGAGGCGCGTTTCCCGGAACTGGTAACGACGGACTCGCCCTCGCAAAAGGTCGGCGCACAGCCGTCGCGCGCATTCGCGAAAATTCGTCACGCCGTGCCGATGCTCTCGCTCGGCAACGCGTTCAGCGACGAGGAGGTGGCGGAGTTCGTCGCGCGCGTGCGTCGCTTCCTCAATCTCGGCGCGGATGAACCGCTTGCCGTTGTCGCCGAACCGAAGATCGACGGGCTGTCTCTGTCGCTGCGTTACGAGAACGGCGAACTGGTGAATGCCGCGACGCGTGGCGACGGCTTCGAGGGCGAAGACGTTACCGCCAATGTCCGCACCATCAAGGATGTGCCGCACAAGCTGAAAGGGAAGAATATTCCGGCGGTCTGCGAAGTGCGCGGCGAGGTCTACATGCTGCGCGAGGATTTTCTCACGCTAAACAAGAAGCAGGCCGATTCCGGCGATACGATCTTCGCCAATCCGCGCAATTCGGCGGCAGGGTCATTGCGCCAGAAGAACGTCGCGATCACCGCGTCGCGGCCTCTGAAATTCTTCGCCTATGCCTGGGGCGAGATGAGCGCGATGCCTGCGACGACGCAGTTTGAGATGGTGAAGTGGTTTGAGAAGGCAGGCTTCGCCGTCAACCCGCGCATGATCCTGTGCCGCGATGTCGAAGCGCTGCTCCGATATTATCGCGAGATCGAGACCGAGCGTGCGCAACTCTCCTATGACATCGACGGTGTCGTCTACAAGGTCGATCGCCTCGACTGGCAGACCCGCCTTGGCTTTGTGTCGCGCAGTCCGCGCTGGGCGATCGCGCACAAATTCGCCGCCGAGCAGGCGACCACGGTGCTGGAGAAGATCGACATTCAGGTCGGTCGCACCGGCGCGCTGACGCCAGTGGCGCGGCTCGCGGCGGTCACGGTCGGCGGCGTCGTGGTGCAGAACGCGACGCTGCATAACGAGGATGAGATTGCCCGCAAGGATATCCGCGAGGGCGACACGGTGGTGATCCAGCGCGCTGGCGACGTGATCCCGCAGGTGGTGAGCGTCGTTACCGACAAGCGCCCGAAACATGCGAAGCCCTATTCCTTTCCGCATGTTTGCCCGGTCTGCGGCAGCCACGCGGTGCGTGAGGAAGGCGAGGCGGTGCGCCGCTGCACCGGCGCGCTGATCTGCCCCGCGCAGGCTGTGGAGCGGCTGAAGCATTTCGTCTCGCGGCTCGCCTTCGATATCGAAGGGCTTGGCGACAAGCAGATCCACGAATTCTACGACGCCAAGCTGATCATGCATCCTGTCGATATCTTTACGCTGGCGAAGCGTGATGCACATGCGACGGACAAGCTGAAGGATCGCGAAGGCTACGGCGATGTGTCGGTGCGCAATCTGTTCGCCGCGATCGATGCGCGGCGCAGGATCGAGCTCAATCGTCTGATCTTCGCGCTCGGCATCCGCCATGTCGGCGAGGGCAATGCCAAGCTGCTGGCGCGCCATTACGGCACCATCGAGAATTTCCGGGCCGCGATGGCGGAAGCGGCTGCGGCGCAGACGGAAGAAGGTAACCCCTCAGAGGCCTATGCCGATCTCAACGCCATCGGCGGCGTCGGCGATATCGTGGCCGATGCGGTGGTGGAGTTCTTTGCCGAGGAGCGCAACGTCAAGGCGCTCAACGAACTGCTTCACGAGATCGAGGTGCTGCCCGCCGAGCAGGTGCGCGCCGATTCCGCCGTGGCCGGCAAGACGGTGGTGTTCACCGGCTCGCTGACGAAGTTCACCCGCGAGGAAGCCAAGGCGCAGGCCGAACGGCTGGGCGCAAAGGTGTCGGGCTCAGTGTCGAAGAAGACCGATTATGTCGTGGCGGGCGAGGAGGCGGGCTCCAAGCTCACCAAGGCGCGCGAACTCGGCGTTGCGGTGTTGACCGAAGACGAGTGGCTGAAGCTGATAGAGGGCTAG
- the recN gene encoding DNA repair protein RecN → MLARLSIRDIVLIERLDIDFAKGLAVLTGETGAGKSILLDAFALALGGRGDASLVRHGAEQGQVTAAFDLPKKHPAFAILRENGLDDPGSGEMILRRVQFADGRTRAFLNDQPVSIQTLKAIGGTLVEIHGQHDERALVDAATHRQLLDAFAGLEDSVGKVEALWDARRTAREALEEHRAGMERAARDADYLRHASEELMKLAPEEGEETHLASRRTTMMQGEKVAEDLREALAAVAGPQSPVTSLAAAVRRLERRAASAPALVEGAVRAMDAALNSLAEAEQNLSAAIDAADYDPNELERIEERLFALRAASRKYGTPVDDLAALAQKFKDDVGLIDAGAEKLTGLEKAANAADAAYLDAAKKLSAARAKAAEKLNKAVNAELPPLKLERAKFSTQIESELQSPGPQGFDRVQFWVQTNPGTKPGPLMKVASGGELSRFLLALKVVLSDRGSAPTLVFDEIDTGVGGAVADAIGARLARLADKVQVMAVTHAPQVAARADQHLLISKEALDKGKRVATRVAPLVKENRREEIARMLAGAEITREARAAAEQLLKAATA, encoded by the coding sequence ATGTTGGCCCGCCTTTCGATCCGTGACATCGTCCTGATCGAGCGGCTCGATATCGATTTCGCCAAGGGGCTTGCCGTGCTGACCGGCGAGACCGGCGCAGGCAAATCCATTCTTCTGGATGCATTCGCGCTGGCGCTCGGCGGGCGCGGCGACGCGAGCCTCGTGCGCCACGGCGCCGAGCAGGGGCAGGTGACGGCAGCCTTCGACCTGCCGAAGAAACACCCGGCGTTTGCGATCCTGCGCGAGAACGGCCTCGACGATCCGGGCTCGGGCGAGATGATTCTGCGCCGTGTGCAGTTTGCCGACGGCCGCACCCGCGCCTTCCTCAACGACCAGCCGGTCAGCATCCAGACATTGAAGGCGATCGGCGGGACGCTGGTCGAAATTCACGGCCAGCATGACGAGCGCGCGCTGGTTGACGCCGCGACGCATCGCCAATTGCTCGATGCCTTTGCAGGGCTCGAAGACAGTGTCGGCAAGGTCGAGGCGCTGTGGGATGCGCGCCGCACCGCGCGCGAGGCGCTGGAAGAGCATCGTGCCGGGATGGAGCGCGCTGCGCGTGACGCGGACTATCTGCGCCATGCCTCCGAGGAGTTGATGAAGCTCGCGCCGGAGGAGGGCGAGGAGACGCACTTGGCCTCGCGCCGCACCACGATGATGCAGGGGGAGAAGGTGGCCGAGGATCTGCGCGAGGCATTGGCCGCCGTCGCAGGACCGCAATCGCCGGTGACGTCATTAGCTGCGGCCGTCCGCCGGCTGGAGCGACGGGCCGCGAGTGCGCCGGCGCTGGTCGAGGGCGCGGTGCGGGCGATGGATGCCGCGCTCAACTCACTCGCCGAGGCCGAGCAAAACCTGTCCGCCGCGATCGATGCGGCCGATTACGATCCGAATGAGCTGGAACGCATCGAGGAACGGCTGTTCGCGCTGCGCGCCGCCTCGCGCAAATACGGCACGCCGGTCGATGATCTCGCCGCGCTGGCACAAAAATTCAAGGACGATGTCGGGCTGATCGATGCCGGCGCCGAGAAGTTGACCGGTCTGGAAAAGGCCGCGAATGCAGCCGACGCCGCCTATCTCGACGCCGCGAAAAAACTCTCGGCCGCGCGCGCCAAGGCGGCGGAGAAACTGAACAAGGCCGTCAACGCCGAGCTTCCACCGCTCAAGCTCGAGCGCGCGAAATTCTCCACGCAAATCGAAAGCGAGCTGCAATCGCCCGGGCCGCAAGGCTTCGACCGCGTGCAGTTCTGGGTGCAGACCAATCCCGGCACCAAGCCTGGGCCATTGATGAAGGTGGCGTCGGGCGGCGAACTCTCGCGCTTCCTGCTCGCGCTGAAAGTGGTGTTGTCGGATCGCGGCTCCGCGCCGACGCTCGTGTTCGACGAGATCGATACCGGTGTCGGCGGCGCGGTGGCGGATGCGATCGGCGCCCGGCTGGCGCGGCTGGCCGACAAGGTGCAGGTGATGGCGGTGACGCATGCGCCGCAGGTGGCCGCGCGTGCGGACCAGCATCTGCTGATTTCCAAGGAGGCACTCGACAAGGGCAAGCGCGTCGCCACCCGCGTCGCGCCGCTCGTGAAGGAGAACCGCCGCGAGGAGATCGCTCGTATGCTGGCCGGCGCGGAGATCACCCGCGAGGCCCGCGCTGCGGCGGAACAGTTGCTGAAAGCCGCAACGGCGTAG
- a CDS encoding outer membrane protein assembly factor BamD: MTTPQRHLPKQPLFARMARQLCLALGVITLAAPLGGCGTGNLWDKFFAKDETFVDQPADKLYNEGLYLLNEKKDRKGALKKFEEVDRQHPYSDWARKSLLMSAYAAYESGDYDECIASANRYISLHPGSPDAAYAQYLVAVSHYDQIPDVSRDQTRTEKAIASLEEVVRKYPNSEYATTAKKKIEGARDQLAGREMTIGRYYMEKRDYTGAINRFKVVVTQYQTTRHVEEALARLTEAYMAIGVVSEAQTAAAVLGHNFPDSRWYKDAYNLVRSGGVEPRENQGSYISKAFKKLGLG, from the coding sequence ATGACGACGCCTCAGCGCCATTTGCCCAAGCAGCCTCTTTTCGCCCGGATGGCTCGCCAGCTTTGCCTTGCCCTTGGCGTCATCACGCTTGCGGCGCCGCTCGGCGGCTGCGGTACCGGCAACCTGTGGGACAAATTCTTCGCCAAGGACGAGACGTTCGTCGATCAGCCCGCCGACAAGCTCTACAACGAAGGCCTCTACCTTCTGAACGAGAAGAAGGACCGCAAGGGCGCGCTGAAGAAGTTCGAGGAAGTCGACCGCCAGCACCCGTATTCCGACTGGGCGCGCAAATCGCTCCTGATGTCGGCCTACGCCGCCTACGAGAGCGGCGACTATGACGAGTGCATCGCCTCCGCCAACCGCTACATCAGCCTGCATCCCGGCAGCCCGGATGCGGCCTATGCGCAGTATCTCGTCGCGGTGTCGCACTACGACCAGATCCCGGACGTGAGCCGCGACCAGACCCGCACCGAGAAGGCCATCGCCTCGCTGGAAGAAGTGGTGCGCAAATATCCGAACTCGGAATACGCCACCACCGCCAAGAAGAAGATCGAAGGCGCGCGCGACCAGCTTGCCGGCCGCGAGATGACCATCGGCCGCTACTACATGGAGAAGCGCGACTACACCGGCGCGATCAACCGCTTCAAGGTGGTGGTGACGCAGTATCAGACCACCCGCCATGTCGAGGAAGCGCTGGCCCGCCTGACCGAGGCCTATATGGCGATCGGCGTGGTGAGTGAGGCGCAGACCGCCGCCGCCGTGCTTGGCCACAACTTTCCGGACAGCCGCTGGTACAAGGACGCCTACAATCTTGTAAGGTCGGGTGGCGTCGAGCCCCGCGAGAATCAGGGCTCCTACATCAGCAAGGCCTTCAAGAAGCTGGGCCTCGGATAG
- the lpxC gene encoding UDP-3-O-acyl-N-acetylglucosamine deacetylase — MKFSRQKTLRSHVSLTGVGVHSGADVHLTLGPANVDAGFVFIRTEADGTERKVRAQAASVSATAFATVLGDKNGAVVSTAEHVLAALRGMGVDNATIEIDGPEIPIMDGSAAAFVAAIDRAGVVEQSAPRRYIEVLKPVEVTLGRSVGELRPYAGGFRAEVEIDFANPLIGRQAYQLDLTPETFRRDIARARTFGCMKDVAELWKAGYARGASFENSVVFDEDRVLNAEGLRYADECVRHKVLDVVGDLALAGLPLMGLYRSVRGGHKLNHAVLTALMADRHAWRVVEVEPVAARRARASVSDAVGGMLGGGIVAPAFAPDVS, encoded by the coding sequence ATGAAATTCAGCCGGCAAAAGACGCTCCGTTCGCACGTCTCGTTGACAGGCGTCGGAGTTCATTCGGGAGCTGACGTCCACCTCACCCTTGGACCGGCGAACGTCGATGCCGGTTTTGTTTTCATTCGCACTGAAGCCGACGGCACCGAGCGCAAGGTCCGCGCGCAGGCAGCTTCCGTTTCCGCCACCGCTTTCGCGACTGTGCTTGGCGACAAGAATGGCGCCGTGGTTTCCACCGCCGAGCATGTGCTTGCCGCGCTGCGCGGCATGGGCGTGGATAACGCCACCATCGAGATCGATGGGCCCGAAATTCCGATCATGGATGGTAGCGCCGCGGCCTTCGTCGCGGCGATTGACCGTGCGGGGGTTGTCGAGCAGTCCGCTCCCCGCCGCTACATTGAAGTTCTGAAGCCGGTTGAAGTGACGCTCGGCCGCTCCGTCGGCGAACTGCGGCCTTATGCCGGCGGCTTCCGCGCCGAAGTCGAAATCGATTTCGCCAATCCGCTGATCGGCCGTCAGGCTTACCAGCTTGATCTGACCCCCGAGACCTTCCGCCGTGACATCGCCCGCGCCCGCACCTTCGGCTGCATGAAGGACGTCGCCGAGCTGTGGAAGGCTGGTTACGCCCGCGGCGCGTCGTTCGAGAATTCCGTGGTGTTCGATGAGGACCGCGTCCTCAACGCCGAGGGCCTGCGTTACGCCGACGAGTGCGTGCGCCACAAGGTGCTCGACGTGGTGGGCGATCTCGCGCTCGCCGGTCTGCCGCTGATGGGCCTCTATCGCTCGGTTCGTGGCGGCCACAAGCTCAACCATGCGGTGCTGACCGCTTTGATGGCCGACCGCCATGCCTGGCGTGTGGTCGAGGTCGAGCCGGTTGCAGCCCGCCGTGCCCGCGCCTCGGTCTCCGACGCCGTGGGCGGCATGCTGGGCGGCGGTATCGTCGCCCCGGCGTTTGCGCCCGACGTGTCCTGA
- the ftsZ gene encoding cell division protein FtsZ yields MTINLQKPDIRELKPRITVFGVGGAGGNAVNNMITAGLEGVDFVVANTDAQALTMSKAERLVQMGTQVTQGLGAGSQPDVGAAAAQEVIDEIKDYLSGANMVFVTAGMGGGTGTGAAPVIAATAREMGILTVGVVTKPFHFEGQRRMRTAESGIIELQKVVDTLLIIPNQNLFRVANEKTTFADAFAMADQVLYSGVACITDLMVKEGLINLDFADVRAVMKEMGKAMMGTGESTGEKRALAAAEAAIANPLIDDSSMKGARGLLVSITGGKDLTLFEVDEAATRIREEVDADANIIVGATFDEALDGLIRVSVVATGIDKDVEARATTPAAAPAAAPIGNPENRLAELTARLRADNLRVAERMQKLETAPAHAAPAPGRATAEQIDRAALAAIAEAVSPAPPAAPAAASYGDVSIRPIPPKPSLFPEKQEPMELNEPAPAAAFIPPSAERVPMRAPRMPNFDELPVPAQNEIRKARGDLNEEHPQKTRTSLLQRLANVGLGRRDEDREAPIAARASGPAMPQMPPMPERKPQRPNPANMGEPVSEYGRRPAPQGLDQHGRPAQAPASVDDHLDIPAFLRRQAN; encoded by the coding sequence ATGACCATCAATCTTCAGAAACCCGACATTCGCGAGCTGAAGCCGCGCATCACTGTGTTCGGTGTCGGCGGGGCGGGCGGCAACGCCGTCAACAACATGATTACGGCTGGCCTCGAGGGCGTCGACTTCGTCGTCGCCAACACCGACGCGCAGGCGCTGACGATGTCGAAGGCCGAGCGCCTCGTGCAGATGGGCACGCAGGTCACGCAGGGTCTCGGCGCAGGCTCCCAGCCGGACGTCGGCGCAGCCGCCGCGCAGGAAGTGATCGACGAGATCAAGGATTACCTCTCGGGTGCGAACATGGTGTTCGTCACCGCCGGCATGGGCGGCGGCACCGGCACCGGCGCAGCGCCTGTGATCGCGGCCACCGCGCGCGAGATGGGCATCCTCACCGTCGGCGTTGTCACCAAGCCGTTCCACTTCGAGGGCCAGCGCCGGATGCGCACGGCGGAATCCGGCATCATCGAATTGCAGAAGGTGGTCGACACCCTTCTCATCATCCCGAACCAGAACCTGTTCCGGGTCGCCAACGAAAAGACCACCTTCGCCGACGCCTTCGCGATGGCCGACCAGGTGCTCTATTCCGGCGTCGCCTGCATCACCGACCTGATGGTCAAGGAAGGCCTCATCAACCTCGACTTCGCCGACGTGCGCGCGGTGATGAAGGAGATGGGCAAGGCGATGATGGGCACCGGCGAATCGACAGGCGAGAAGCGGGCGCTTGCCGCCGCCGAAGCCGCGATCGCCAACCCGCTGATCGACGATTCCTCGATGAAGGGCGCGCGCGGCCTTCTGGTCTCGATCACCGGCGGCAAGGACCTCACCCTGTTCGAAGTCGACGAAGCTGCGACCCGCATCCGCGAGGAAGTCGATGCCGACGCCAACATCATCGTCGGCGCGACCTTCGACGAGGCGCTCGACGGCCTGATCCGCGTGTCGGTGGTGGCCACCGGCATCGACAAGGATGTCGAAGCCCGCGCGACTACGCCGGCTGCCGCGCCTGCGGCTGCTCCGATCGGCAACCCCGAGAATCGTTTGGCCGAGCTCACCGCGCGGCTGCGTGCCGACAACCTGCGCGTCGCCGAGCGGATGCAGAAGCTCGAGACCGCTCCGGCTCATGCCGCACCCGCACCGGGCCGCGCCACCGCCGAGCAGATCGACCGCGCCGCACTCGCCGCGATTGCCGAAGCCGTCTCGCCCGCGCCGCCGGCCGCACCCGCGGCTGCGTCCTACGGCGATGTCAGCATTCGCCCGATCCCGCCGAAGCCCTCGCTGTTTCCTGAGAAGCAAGAGCCGATGGAACTGAACGAGCCGGCTCCTGCGGCTGCGTTCATTCCCCCGTCGGCCGAGCGAGTGCCGATGCGTGCGCCGCGGATGCCGAACTTCGACGAACTGCCGGTGCCGGCTCAGAACGAGATCCGCAAGGCACGCGGCGACCTCAACGAGGAGCATCCGCAGAAGACCCGCACCTCGCTGTTGCAGCGCCTCGCCAATGTCGGTCTCGGCCGTCGCGATGAAGATCGCGAAGCGCCGATCGCGGCCCGCGCGTCCGGCCCGGCCATGCCGCAGATGCCGCCCATGCCCGAGCGCAAGCCGCAGCGTCCGAATCCGGCGAATATGGGCGAGCCGGTGTCCGAGTACGGCCGCCGCCCCGCGCCCCAGGGCCTCGACCAGCACGGCCGTCCGGCACAGGCTCCGGCCTCTGTGGATGACCACCTCGATATCCCGGCCTTTCTGCGTCGGCAGGCCAACTGA
- the ftsA gene encoding cell division protein FtsA encodes MSGFAHEWTPKTRQVPPNKTALVAALDVGSSKIACLIARLKPCLPSETLRGRSHAIELIGMSHIQSRGIKAGAVSDLSECEHAVRHAVALAERMARVRVESVLLSMASGRLSGHLMEAAAELRQGAVTQTDIDRIVSAGVHHAAGEGRTVLHTLPVGYSLDGVKGVRDPRGMVARHFGVDMNVVTADVSAARNLMLVVERCHLNVEAMAAAPYVAGLAVLTDDEADLGAAVIDMGAGTTTIATYSGGQFVHASGFALGGHHVTMDLARGLGVCVADAERIKTLYGTVLTGGIDARETLSVPAADDYEREAPQVVTRATIANIVRERVEEIFEMIRDRLAKSPFASEPRAQIVLTGGAAQLTGLPDLASRILGRPVRIGRPLGFGRMPGEAKGASFAVPAGLLVYPQFAQLEYTEPRTTRHLMTGTNGYFGKVGRWLREGF; translated from the coding sequence ATGAGCGGTTTCGCCCACGAGTGGACTCCGAAGACCCGCCAGGTGCCGCCGAACAAGACGGCGCTGGTGGCGGCGCTCGACGTCGGCTCCAGCAAGATCGCCTGTCTGATCGCGCGGCTGAAGCCGTGCCTGCCGAGCGAAACGCTGCGCGGGCGCAGCCATGCGATCGAACTGATCGGCATGAGCCACATCCAGTCCCGCGGCATCAAGGCGGGTGCGGTTTCCGACCTCAGCGAGTGCGAGCATGCGGTTCGCCATGCGGTGGCGCTGGCCGAGCGGATGGCGCGGGTTCGCGTCGAATCAGTTTTGCTGTCGATGGCTTCGGGCCGCCTCAGCGGTCATCTGATGGAAGCCGCCGCGGAATTGCGCCAGGGCGCGGTGACGCAGACCGATATCGACCGGATCGTCAGCGCCGGCGTGCATCATGCGGCCGGGGAAGGGCGAACCGTGCTGCACACCCTGCCGGTTGGCTATTCGCTCGACGGCGTGAAGGGCGTGCGTGATCCGCGCGGCATGGTCGCGCGCCATTTCGGCGTCGATATGAACGTCGTCACGGCCGACGTGTCGGCGGCGCGCAACCTGATGCTGGTTGTCGAACGCTGCCACCTCAACGTCGAGGCGATGGCGGCGGCGCCTTATGTGGCGGGTCTTGCGGTGCTGACCGATGACGAAGCCGATCTCGGCGCTGCTGTGATCGACATGGGCGCCGGCACCACGACGATCGCGACCTATTCGGGCGGGCAGTTCGTGCACGCCTCGGGCTTCGCGCTCGGTGGCCATCACGTCACCATGGATCTCGCCCGCGGACTTGGGGTCTGCGTTGCGGATGCCGAGCGAATCAAGACGTTATATGGCACGGTGCTGACTGGCGGCATCGACGCGCGCGAGACTCTGAGTGTTCCGGCCGCGGACGATTACGAGCGCGAGGCGCCGCAGGTTGTCACCCGCGCCACGATCGCGAACATCGTCCGGGAGCGGGTCGAGGAGATTTTCGAGATGATCCGCGACCGTCTGGCCAAATCGCCGTTTGCAAGCGAGCCGCGCGCGCAGATCGTGCTGACCGGCGGTGCTGCGCAACTCACCGGATTGCCTGACCTCGCAAGCCGCATCCTCGGCCGCCCTGTGCGCATCGGCCGCCCGCTCGGCTTCGGCCGGATGCCCGGCGAGGCGAAGGGCGCGTCCTTCGCAGTGCCTGCGGGCCTTCTCGTTTATCCGCAATTCGCACAACTCGAATACACCGAACCGCGGACCACGCGGCACCTTATGACAGGGACCAACGGCTATTTCGGAAAGGTCGGACGATGGCTTCGCGAGGGCTTCTGA